In a single window of the Roseiconus lacunae genome:
- a CDS encoding aminotransferase class III-fold pyridoxal phosphate-dependent enzyme: MSQSATESTESIADSLRQDQRIIEAKRLIREAVQEHAQQLRVRPANASLKDSYAQWLNRLTDVRGGPPIWPYLASGLGQGPYVELADGSVKLDFIGGIGVYGAGHSDLGMIEAAVGAAIEDTVMQGNLQQNPASVVMMEKLIALAQQSGASLPYCLLTTSGAMANENALKIALHKATPADRVIAFQNAFAGRSLAMAAVTDRPNYRAGLPLTVAVDYLPFRDPSDPEGSQKRAVAELHRLLKRHPGRYAAFWAEPIAGEGGYFPGSHEFFAALCEPLKDAGVPIIFDEIQSFSRTSQPFAFQHYGLDQFADIVTVGKITQVCATLYSDAMKPTGPILSQTFTGSTASITTGIETLTRFEQRGCFGDQGSNVQLARYFQSQLEALADEFPTQISGPYGEGLMIAFTPGDGSFDTAKALMMDMFDAGLLGFVCGGGPTRIRFLPPPIITTTEQIDHAVSLLRGVFASRLG, translated from the coding sequence GTGAGTCAGTCCGCTACCGAATCCACCGAATCGATTGCCGATTCGCTTCGCCAAGACCAACGCATCATCGAGGCAAAACGGTTGATCCGTGAAGCGGTGCAGGAACATGCGCAGCAACTGCGTGTTCGACCGGCGAATGCGTCATTGAAAGATAGCTACGCGCAGTGGCTGAATCGACTGACCGATGTTCGTGGCGGTCCGCCCATCTGGCCGTACTTGGCGTCTGGCTTGGGGCAAGGCCCGTACGTTGAACTAGCCGACGGTAGTGTCAAACTAGATTTCATCGGTGGGATCGGTGTTTATGGCGCCGGGCACAGCGATCTTGGGATGATCGAAGCTGCCGTTGGCGCGGCCATCGAGGACACGGTCATGCAAGGCAATTTGCAGCAGAACCCGGCCAGTGTCGTGATGATGGAAAAGCTGATCGCACTCGCACAGCAATCGGGGGCTTCGCTGCCGTATTGCCTCTTGACGACCAGTGGTGCGATGGCGAATGAGAACGCGCTAAAGATCGCGCTGCACAAGGCGACTCCGGCGGATCGAGTGATCGCGTTCCAAAATGCCTTTGCCGGTCGATCGTTGGCGATGGCCGCGGTGACGGATCGGCCGAACTATCGCGCCGGGTTGCCGCTGACCGTGGCAGTTGACTACCTGCCATTCCGTGATCCGTCCGATCCGGAGGGCAGCCAAAAGCGGGCCGTTGCAGAACTGCACCGATTGCTAAAACGCCATCCCGGTCGCTACGCCGCATTCTGGGCCGAACCGATCGCGGGAGAAGGCGGTTACTTTCCGGGCAGTCATGAATTTTTTGCCGCCTTGTGCGAGCCATTGAAGGATGCTGGTGTACCGATCATCTTTGACGAGATTCAAAGCTTCTCGCGAACCAGCCAGCCCTTCGCGTTCCAACACTACGGTTTGGATCAATTCGCCGACATTGTGACCGTGGGTAAGATCACGCAAGTTTGTGCAACGTTGTACAGCGATGCGATGAAACCGACCGGGCCGATTCTCAGCCAGACGTTTACCGGTTCGACGGCGTCTATCACGACGGGCATCGAAACGTTGACGCGATTTGAGCAGCGTGGCTGTTTCGGTGACCAGGGATCGAACGTGCAACTGGCGAGGTATTTTCAAAGCCAGCTGGAAGCGCTCGCCGATGAGTTCCCAACGCAGATTAGCGGTCCTTACGGTGAGGGCCTGATGATTGCATTCACGCCCGGGGACGGAAGCTTTGATACCGCCAAAGCTCTGATGATGGATATGTTCGACGCCGGACTACTTGGATTCGTTTGCGGTGGTGGCCCGACTCGCATCCGCTTTTTGCCTCCGCCGATCATCACCACTACCGAGCAAATCGATCATGCGGTCAGCTTGTTGCGCGGCGTCTTCGCGAGTCGTCTCGGTTAG
- a CDS encoding sulfatase family protein produces the protein MAFADDWGRYASVYAKQSPGGPSDVVSTPNFDSLAANGVLFNHAYVSAPSCTPCRSSLLSGQHFWRCGRGSILQGAIWDFSNESYPLILEKSGYRIGHTYKVWSPGRPADAPHGGKRTSFNQHGRKFNGFSQRAMAAEDREAAKQQLLDEVRMNFQSFLHPDSQDTPAPQDDPARQANAETPDDPQPQEEVVDQGDQPFCYWFGPTNCHRKWIEGSAQALWEINPDDLKGKLPPYLPDVETVRQDFADYLGEVQAFDAAVGVIVEELKRIGEFENTILVISGDHGIPGVSRGKCNLYDLGTHVPLAIHWPAGIEHPGRVVDDFVSLPDLAPTFLDAAGVAIPNAMTAKSLLGLLTSDQQGRVEPGRDAVFTGRERHVGIARAGKLPYPQRAIRTHQHLLIVNFEPARWPMGDGPEFNGEFPDFITLREKTVSAFGDLDASPTKAWIVTHREESPEFYDYAVGRRPMFELYDLEQDPHCMNNLALDSRHAPVRDQLYQRLITEMKDTGDPRTKKDVAFESSPFTD, from the coding sequence GCGTGTTGTTTAATCATGCCTATGTCAGCGCCCCATCTTGCACGCCGTGTCGCAGCTCGTTGTTGTCGGGCCAGCACTTCTGGCGTTGCGGTCGTGGCTCGATCTTGCAAGGTGCGATCTGGGATTTCAGTAACGAATCCTACCCGCTGATCCTCGAAAAATCCGGTTATCGAATCGGACATACGTATAAGGTTTGGTCACCCGGACGCCCGGCTGATGCCCCGCACGGGGGCAAACGCACTTCGTTCAATCAACATGGGCGAAAGTTCAACGGGTTCTCACAACGGGCAATGGCAGCAGAAGATCGTGAGGCGGCGAAGCAACAACTGCTCGACGAAGTCCGCATGAACTTTCAGTCCTTCCTCCATCCTGACAGCCAAGACACCCCAGCTCCCCAAGACGATCCAGCTCGACAAGCGAACGCTGAAACCCCCGACGATCCTCAGCCCCAAGAAGAGGTGGTCGATCAAGGAGATCAACCGTTTTGTTATTGGTTCGGACCGACCAATTGCCATCGCAAGTGGATCGAGGGAAGTGCCCAAGCGTTGTGGGAAATCAACCCTGATGACCTAAAAGGCAAGCTGCCGCCATACCTTCCCGATGTCGAAACCGTTCGCCAAGACTTTGCCGATTACCTCGGCGAAGTCCAAGCGTTTGACGCGGCGGTCGGTGTGATCGTCGAAGAACTTAAGCGCATCGGTGAGTTCGAAAACACGATTTTGGTTATCAGCGGTGACCACGGCATCCCCGGTGTTTCGCGCGGGAAGTGCAATCTGTATGACTTAGGAACCCACGTACCATTGGCGATCCACTGGCCCGCCGGCATCGAACATCCCGGCCGCGTGGTCGATGACTTTGTTTCGCTTCCCGATCTCGCTCCGACCTTTCTCGACGCCGCTGGGGTTGCGATCCCCAACGCGATGACGGCGAAGTCACTCCTCGGTCTGCTCACCAGCGACCAGCAAGGCCGTGTCGAACCAGGACGCGACGCCGTCTTTACCGGACGCGAGCGGCATGTCGGAATCGCGCGAGCGGGCAAGCTTCCATATCCACAACGTGCGATTCGAACACATCAACACCTTTTGATCGTCAATTTCGAACCCGCGCGCTGGCCGATGGGTGACGGCCCCGAGTTCAATGGTGAGTTTCCCGACTTCATCACACTCCGAGAAAAAACGGTTTCCGCATTCGGCGACTTGGATGCCAGCCCAACCAAAGCCTGGATCGTCACCCACCGGGAAGAGTCACCTGAGTTCTATGACTACGCCGTCGGTCGACGTCCGATGTTTGAGTTGTATGACCTAGAACAAGATCCACACTGCATGAACAACCTGGCACTAGACAGTCGTCATGCACCAGTTCGCGATCAACTGTATCAACGTTTAATCACTGAGATGAAAGACACCGGTGACCCGCGGACGAAGAAAGACGTCGCCTTTGAAAGCTCGCCGTTCACCGACTGA